In the genome of Luteitalea pratensis, the window GTGGAACGGTGGCTTCTCGCGCTACCACAGCGCGCAGATCCGGTTCGAGTCACGGCTGCGAGGCCTGATGCTGCTCAACTCGCTCACCCTGTCTCGTGCGCGCGACAACGGGGCCGGCTCGCTCGAGAGCCCCAATGGCAACTTTCCGGCGCCGCAGGACTTCTACAACATGGCCGCCGAGGAGGCACTCTCGGGGTACAACCAGCCGTATAACAACACCACGAGCGTCGTGTGGGATGTGCCCGTGGGCCGTGACCGCAAGTGGCTCGCCGATGTCTCGCCGTGGCTGGATTTGCTGATCGGCGGCTGGCAGGTGGCCGGTATCAGCACCCTTGCGGCCGGCGAGGCCGTCACGTTCATCTACACGCCGACGGCGCAGGTGCAGGTGTCGGGTATCCAGCAGGACTTCCGCGGTGCCAACAACTACCGTCCCAACATCGTCGGCGACCCGTACGGCGACCGCGATTCGACGACCAGCTATTTCAATAGCGACATGGTGCAGATTCCGACCGGGAACAACCCGTTTGGCAACGCGTCGCGCAACAACGTGCGCGGACCCGATTTCTGGCAGGTCGATCTCGCGCTCTCGAAGAACGTGCGATTGCCGATCGGCAGCAACACGCAACTGCAGGTGCGTGTGGAGGCCTTCAACCTGCTCAATCACACGAACTTCCGCGCGCCCGTGGGCAATCGCAGCGCCAACAACTTCGGCAGCATCACCAGTACGTACGATCCGCGGCAGCTGCAACTCGGCGTGAAGGTGAGCTTCTAGCGACACGACGCCTGGGGCGCCCGAACCGGGGCGCCCCACCTGGCTGGATAGTGTGCGCAGCGCCGTTACCCAGGAATTTGGTAGGGTGGGCCATATGGTCGATGGCCCCGCCTCCACCGCGACACTCGAGCCGAACCGTCACGGCGAGCTCCTTGCCCACCTGCCCGAGCCCGATTACACGCGTCCGTTGCTGACGCTGTCCGCCGAGCATCGTCAGCGCATCGTCGACCTGCTCGGGCTGATGTACGGGCCCCCAGAGGCGGAGCGCATCTTCCCCGAACTCGAGCGGCTGTTGCGCGTGTACTACGCGCACAAGCCGCAGGCCCTCGTCGAGGCGGATGCCGCGTTCACGCCAGCAGAGCGCTTCTCGGAACGCGACGTCGTCCTGATCACGTACGGCGACCTGCTGACGACGCCAGGGCGGCCGCCGCTGCAGGTCCTCGCGAGTTTCCTGCGGCGCTTCATGCACGGCGCCATCAACACCGTGCACATGCTGCCGTTCTTTCCGTATTCGTCCGATCGTGGCTTCTCCATCGTGGACTACGAGGAGGTCGACCCGAGGCTCGGCTCATGGGACGACATCGCCGTGCTCGCGGCGGAATTCCGGCTGATGTTCGATGGTGTGTTCAACCATGCCTCGAGCCGCAGCCGTTGGTTCCAGCAGTTCCTCAACGGGCACCCGGGGTACCACGATTTCTTCGTGGCGTTCACCACCAAGGACGCGATCGACCCGGACTACCTGCGGCTGATCCTGCGGCCGCGCACATCCGATCTGCTGACGCCGTTCCACACCATCAACGGCACGCGGTTCGTGTGGACCACCTTCAGTCCCGACCAGGTCGACCTGAACTTCCGCAGCCCACGCGTGCTGCTGCGTGTCGTCGAGATTCTCCTCGCCTACGTGCAGCGTGGTGCCGACGTGGTGCGCCTCGACGCGGTGACCTACATCTGGCGGGAACTCGGCACGAGTTGCGCGCACCTGCGCGAGACGCATGCGCTGGTGCAGCTGTTTCGCGCGATTCTCGACGTCGCCGCACCGCGCGTGGCGTTGATCACCGAGACCAACGTGCCGCATGTCGACAACATCAGCTACTTCGGCAACGGTGTCGACGAGGCGCAACTGGTCTACAACTTCGCCCTGCCTCCGCTCGTCCTCCACACCTTCCATACCGGTTCGTGCGAGACCCTGGCGCGCTGGGCGGCCTCGCTCACGCCGATTTCCGAGACTGCGAACTACTTCAACTTCCTCTCGTCGCACGACGGGGTGGGCCTGCTCGGCGCGCGTGGCATCCTGACCGACGAGGAGGTGGCGGGGTTGGTGGATCGGACCATCGCGCACGGTGGGTTCGTGTCGTATCGATCCATCGGCGATGGCACGCAGAGTCCCTACGAACTCAACATCACGTGGTACAGCGCCCTCAACCGCGAGGGCAGTGGCGAGTCGCAGGAACTGCAGGTGGCGCGATTCCTCGCCGCCCGCGCCATCGCCCTCGCGTTGCGCGGCGTGCCTGGCATCTATTTGCCGACGCTGTTCGGCGCGAAGAACGACACCGAGGCCGTGCTCGCCGGGGCCGAGAAGCGCTCCATCAATCGCCGCACGTACGACGAGGCGTCCCTGATGCGACTACTCGACGACAGGGAGTGCTGGGTCGGGCAGGTGGCGCGGGGCATGCGCCGCCTGATCCGGCGCCGGATCGAGCAGCCGGCCTTCCATCCCAATGCCGGCCAGGAGGTGCTCGAGCTGGGCCCCGAAGTATTCGCGCTGCTGCGCGATCGCCCTGGTGTCCAGCGCCTGCTTGCGCTCACCAACGTCACCGCCACGCAGGTGCGCGTGCAGATTCCCGTCGAGCGCCTGGGCGGCGCGCGGCTGTGGCGCGATGTGCTGTCGCGAGCGCGGTACCAGGCCGACGAAGGTGTGCTGTCCATCGCCCTGCGCCCGTATGGCGTGGTCTGGATCACCATGGTGTAATCACAGCATGACGCGCGCGATCCTGACACTGTTGGTGCTCACGGCGTCGGCGGCCGCTGGCCAGGCCCAGCCGAAGATGCCGACGTTCCTGTCGGCCGCCGCGCTCGAGCCGACGCTGGTCACGCCCCATCTCGACGCGCGGGCGGTCAGCACGGTCCGCGTCGGCGTCGACGGCACGGCGACGCTCGTCGTCCTGGTGACGCCAAAGCCCAGGATGCACGTCTACGCGGCCGACGTCGACGGCTACGTGCCCTTCACGCTCACCACGCACCCGCAGCCGGGCATGCGCGTGGGCAAGGTGGCGTATCCGTCATCGGAGCTCTACGTGTTTCCGCCGACCGGTGAGTCCTCTCGTGCGTACATGAAGCCGTTCAAGGTCACGGTGCCGCTGACGTTCGCGGCCGAGGCACGCGCCGGGGCCCAGGGCAGCACCTCCCGCGTGCCGGGCGTGGTCTCGCTGCGATATCAGGCATGCGACGACGCGGTTTGCTACCGGCCGACGACGGGCAGCTTCGTGTTCGAGATCATCCGGTAGGCCGCTCGCCGAGCAGGTCTTCTCAGGATGTAGGCGTCGAGCTTGCTCGACGCTCAGACGCTGTGTCGGCCATCCGTCGACCAAGGTCGACGGCTACACCGACTCTCCATCGTCGGTCGACCCTCAAGGTCGACGGCTACACGCCGCCGCCACGGGAAACGTAGGCGTCGACCTTCAGGTCGACGCGTCGCTCAGTGCACTTCGTCCGGGCGGGCCGGCACGAACAGGCTCACGTCGGCGATACCGAATGCGGCGCCGACGATCTTCGCGACTTCGACGCGCGCGTCGTTGAAGCAGGCGCCACCCGAATGGCGCTCGAGCGTCGCTGGCGCGAGGGCATTCGCCGTTTCGCCATTGAACGTGCTCTGCCGCCACAGCCCCTTGGGCAGGCTCAGCACGCCGCGAGCGATGTCGGACGTGACGTGCGCCAGGCAGTGCACGTCCCCGATCGCGTTGAAGACGCGCACCGTGTCGCCCTCGGTGATGCCACGCAGTTCGGCGTCATCGGGATGGATCTGGAGCCGCGCGACGTTGCGCCGCAGCTGGCCGAACGTCGAACTGACGGTCTTCTCGCTGGCCGGCGAGATGAGCGCCAGCGGGTACAGCGCTGACGCCGGGTCGGCCTCGTAGCTGTAGAGCAGTCCTGCCTTGGCGAGCGACTCGGGGTAGAGATGGATCTTCGCGTCTGACGTCCGCGGCAGGACGTCGACCATCTGCACCGGGCGGACACCGCAAGGCGGCGGCACGGCCCGCTGTTCCATCACGCCGGCGGCCATCGGCTCGGACAACCCGGCGGCCACGCGCAGGAGCGTGTCGGTTTCGTCTTCTTCCGTACCGACGCCGAGGCGCGCCGCCAGTTCGCCGAAGACGACGACGTTTGGGCGCGCTTCGCCGACCGGTTCGATGACCGGCTTGACCAGCTGCAACGCGTAGTTGCCGTAGCCGCGCGCGATGTCGTAGTGCTCGAGGAACGTCGTCGCCGGCAGGATCACGTCCGCATAGCGGGTCGTATCGGTGCGGACCTGGTCGAAGACCACGGTGAAGAGGTCCTCGCGCTCGAGGCCCTTCTGGATGCGGTTCTGATCGGGCGACGTGACCAGGGCGTTGTTGTTGTAGACAAACAGCACCTTCACCGGCGGTGTCATCGTTCCAGCGAGCACCTCGCCCAGCCGGTTCATGTTGACGATGCGCGTCGCGGTTTCCGGTTCACGCCGCCAGCGTTCGCCGTCGATGCCCCAAGCGGCGCTGTTGCTCATCGTGTAACCGCCGCCCGGCACCCCGAACGCATTCACCAGCGCAGGTAGCGCCAGCACCGCCATCACCGCTTCCGTACCGTTCCGGTTTCGCTCGAGTCCCCATCCGCAGCGCACCACCGACGGCCGCATCGTTGCGTACAGGTCCACGAGCTTCGCGATCGCGGCAGGTGGCAGGGCGGTGATCGCGCCGGCCCGGTCGAGCGTCCACGGCTCGGTGCGCGC includes:
- a CDS encoding protein-disulfide reductase DsbD domain-containing protein, with the protein product MTRAILTLLVLTASAAAGQAQPKMPTFLSAAALEPTLVTPHLDARAVSTVRVGVDGTATLVVLVTPKPRMHVYAADVDGYVPFTLTTHPQPGMRVGKVAYPSSELYVFPPTGESSRAYMKPFKVTVPLTFAAEARAGAQGSTSRVPGVVSLRYQACDDAVCYRPTTGSFVFEIIR
- a CDS encoding molybdopterin-containing oxidoreductase family protein, translating into MPANPRRRSATVVETACPLDCPDGCSLAVSVEEGRVVKVDAGPASPSTGMFICGKVRRFTDHLYGEHRLLYPEIRDGAKGLGRFRRATWEEAMALIAERMQAARDEFGGESILPYSYGGSNGLITHLSTDADLWRALGTSRLARTVCAAPTGTAAQAMYGKMPGVAYEDYANARLIVVWGANPSASGIHIVPFLKQAREAGATLVVIDPRATPLARQADLHLPVRPGTDLVLALAMARELFVRDAVDHTFLAAHASGAEQFRARTEPWTLDRAGAITALPPAAIAKLVDLYATMRPSVVRCGWGLERNRNGTEAVMAVLALPALVNAFGVPGGGYTMSNSAAWGIDGERWRREPETATRIVNMNRLGEVLAGTMTPPVKVLFVYNNNALVTSPDQNRIQKGLEREDLFTVVFDQVRTDTTRYADVILPATTFLEHYDIARGYGNYALQLVKPVIEPVGEARPNVVVFGELAARLGVGTEEDETDTLLRVAAGLSEPMAAGVMEQRAVPPPCGVRPVQMVDVLPRTSDAKIHLYPESLAKAGLLYSYEADPASALYPLALISPASEKTVSSTFGQLRRNVARLQIHPDDAELRGITEGDTVRVFNAIGDVHCLAHVTSDIARGVLSLPKGLWRQSTFNGETANALAPATLERHSGGACFNDARVEVAKIVGAAFGIADVSLFVPARPDEVH
- a CDS encoding alpha-amylase family glycosyl hydrolase, with protein sequence MVDGPASTATLEPNRHGELLAHLPEPDYTRPLLTLSAEHRQRIVDLLGLMYGPPEAERIFPELERLLRVYYAHKPQALVEADAAFTPAERFSERDVVLITYGDLLTTPGRPPLQVLASFLRRFMHGAINTVHMLPFFPYSSDRGFSIVDYEEVDPRLGSWDDIAVLAAEFRLMFDGVFNHASSRSRWFQQFLNGHPGYHDFFVAFTTKDAIDPDYLRLILRPRTSDLLTPFHTINGTRFVWTTFSPDQVDLNFRSPRVLLRVVEILLAYVQRGADVVRLDAVTYIWRELGTSCAHLRETHALVQLFRAILDVAAPRVALITETNVPHVDNISYFGNGVDEAQLVYNFALPPLVLHTFHTGSCETLARWAASLTPISETANYFNFLSSHDGVGLLGARGILTDEEVAGLVDRTIAHGGFVSYRSIGDGTQSPYELNITWYSALNREGSGESQELQVARFLAARAIALALRGVPGIYLPTLFGAKNDTEAVLAGAEKRSINRRTYDEASLMRLLDDRECWVGQVARGMRRLIRRRIEQPAFHPNAGQEVLELGPEVFALLRDRPGVQRLLALTNVTATQVRVQIPVERLGGARLWRDVLSRARYQADEGVLSIALRPYGVVWITMV